The sequence below is a genomic window from Acidilobus saccharovorans 345-15.
TCCTCTCGGCCTCGGATGCCGAGGGCATGTAAGTCTTTGCAGCCATGTAGAGGGGCCTCTCAACCCTGTAGAACGGGTTGAAGGAGGAGTAGGGGTCCTGAAGCACGGCCTGAACCTCCTTCCAGTACTCCCTGCTGTCCCACCTCTCCAGCGGCCTGCCGCGGTACAGTATGGTGCCTGAGGTGGGCCTCTCAACCTTCATCAGTATCTTGAGCAGCGTGCTCTTCCCGCTGCCGCTCTCGCCCACAATTGAGAGCACCTCGCCCTCCCTCACGTTGAATGATACGTTGTTAAGCGCGTAGATCCTCGTTGTCCTGAAGAAGCCCGTGCTGAAGACCTTGGTGAGGCCCTTAACCTCGTAAAGCCCCTCGCCGTTCACTGAGCCTCACCTCCTCCGGCGTAGAGCCAGCACGTCACAGCCCTCCTTCCTCCGTCTAAGTGAACTGTGGGCGGGGCCTGGCGGGAGCATATGTCCTTTGCCATCGGGCACCTGGGGTGGAACCTGCAGCCGCTGGGAGGTGATATCAGGGATGGCGGCTCCCCCCTGAGCCCCTCGACGCGCTTCTTAGCTATCCTGACCCCCGGCTCGGGTATGTTTGATATGAGGACCTTGGTGTAGGGGTGCCTGGGGTTTGTCATAACGTCCTCCGCAGGGCCCATCTCCACTATCTGACCGGCGTACATGACCGCTATGTCTGTCGATATCTCATTCACCAGGGCTATGTCGTGAGTTATGAACACCATGGACTTTATGGAGCCCTCGCTGACCAGGTCCTGCAGGTACTGTATTACCAGCCTCTGCACCACCACGTCAAGCGCGCTGGTCGGCTCATCCGCTATAAGGACCTCAGGGTCCAGGAGGGTGCTTATTAGGATAGTCACCCTCTGCCTCATGCCGCCGCTGAGCTCTATGGCGTACCTGTCAAAGACCCACGGGGGAAGGCCGAGCTTCAGGGCCCTCTCCCTCGCCAGCTTCACCCTGTACGCGAACTCGTCAGGTGGAACTTCATGGGATATCAGCAGGTCCCTCACTATATCCCTTATCTTGCTTGTCGGGTTCAGGGCGTTCATGGCGTACTGGGGAATTATGGATATGCCTGCGGCCCTCACCTTCCTAAGCTCCTCGGGGTGCATCTTAAAGATGTTCACGCCCTTGAACAGGACCTCGCCCGAGACCACCTTAAGCGGGGGCCTCATGGTGTTTGACAGGACGCTTCCAAGCGTGCTCTTCCCGCTGCCGCTCTCGCCCACGACTCCCAGGACCTGCCCCTGCTCCAAGTCAAAGGAGACGCCGTCCACGGCCTTGACCTCGCCGGCCGACGTGAAGTAGTACGCCTTGAGGTCCCTTACCTCGAGCAGCTTCAACCCTCATGCACCCCTCAGCCTTGGGTTAAACACCCTGTCCATGCCTATTGCTATTGCCGTGAGCGAGGTTGCCACGAGAATTATTACTACCACTGGCGGCATCCACCACCACCACCAATTGTAAACTAGGGCTCCCCAGCCCCAGGCGTAGCCTATCATGAGGCCAAGGGTTATGGTGTTCCCGGGGCCAAGCCCTATGGCGTCGAGCCCCACGTCTGCCATGAGCGCCCCGTTGAGCGTCATCACGAGCATTATAGCTATGTAGGGGAGCATCTGAGGCATTATCTCCGTGAGGGCTATGGACAGCCCGCCCATGCCGTTGAGCCTGGCGACGGTGACGTAGTCCCTGCTCCTCATGTTCAGGGCAAAGCTCCTGTAGGCCCTCGCCCCCCAGGGCCACGAGAACGCGCCTATTATTACGGCCTCGAGCTGAAGGCCTGGATGGTGAACTATGGAGGCTATCAGCAGGAGTATGGTAAAGGTGGGTATGACTAGGAACGTGTTGGTAAGGAAGTTGAGCACGGCGTCAGGTATGCCCCCCATGAAGCCGGCTATGATGCCTATGGCCAGGCCTATGAGAGTGGCCAGGACGGCCGCCACTGTAGCGACGAACAGCGTGTGCTGCGTGCCGAAGAGGAGCTGGGAGAAGACGTCCTGCCCGAAGCCCGTAGTGCCTAACAAGTACTTAGCCGACGGGGGGCTGTTCAGTGGCCCCACAGGGGCCAGGTAGTCCTTGTAGGGGGCTATCACGCCGGCCAGGAGGGCGGGGACTACTACTATAAGGAGAACTATCACACCCCCCAGGAAGAACCTCTCCCTCAGGAGGGACCAGAGCAGGGAGTTCCTGATGCTCTGGACCTCAACCTTAGGCCTTGGGATTCTCCTGCTCAAGGCATCATCACTCCCCTACCTCGGCCACCCTGACCCTGGGGTCAAGCACGCTGTAGAGTATGTCAACAATGTAGTTAGCTAGCAGCACCACGGTCGCTATAACGACGAAGACCCCGGCCACTGTGAGGTAGTCGTTGTCTGTGGCAGCTATGCCCATTATGTAGCCCATGCCAGGGTAGCCAAATATGAACTCGAGCACGTAGGAGCCGCCCACCACGGTTCCGAGGCTGAGCGCCAGGCCAGTTATCTGAGGCAGGAAGGCGTTCTTCATGGCGTACCTCGACAGTATCGAGGGGCGGATCCCCAGGGCCTCGCCGTAGTTCATGTAGTCGCTTCCCTTCTCGTTAATTATGAGCTGCCTCATGCCGAGGACCCAGCCGCCTAGCGAGACTATGGTTACAGAGGCGAAAGGCAGTATCCAGTGCCTGAAGAATATCGGAAGGTAGGACCAGGTGAGCCTGGGTATCGCTGAAAACGTGTACCCAGTGGCAGGGAGCCAGTGGAGGTCCACCGCAAACACAAGTATGAGCAGGAGGCCAAGCACGAAGAACGGTATATTGTTTATAGCCACAAAGGCTATCATCGAGGCCTTGTCAGTTATGGTGCCCGTCTTCCTGTAGCCTATCTGGGCCCCCAGTATGTTGCCAATGACCCAGGCCACCACCGTGGAAGGTATTATTAATATAAGGTCATAGGGCAGCGCCTCAGCTATAACCTTGTTGACAGTGGCTGGGAAGAACGCTATCGAGGGCCCGAGGTTCCCGTGGAGCAGGTCCTCCCAGAAGTGGACGTACTGCAGCCACAGCGGCTCGTTGGCGCCGAAGAGCCCCTCTATGTAGTTGACCATCTCCTTATACTCCTGTGGCGATATCATGGAGGAGCCCTGGGTCAGCGACCTGACCATCTGCGAGACCGTGATCTCAACGGCGTTGTAGGGCAGGAGGCGAGGGACGATCCACGCCACCGTCACCGCCACGAACCACGTAAGCAGGTAATACAATCCCTTATACAGTACGTGCTTTACGAACGGCGAAAGCCTAAACATCTTCACGCCTCGTATATTAGGTGTAACTGACTGCGTGGTTTTAAGTATACCTTTAACAAAGTTAAACATGCACTTAAATCTGTGCACAATGTTCTATACCTACATGAGTGAGAGAGTGAAAGGCAGGTCTTTAGGATTTCTTGGCATAGCAGTTATAGCGGTCTTCATAATAGCCATGGCAGGGTACCTCGCCCCAGCTGTAAACTTTAGCCCTGTCAGGGCCCAGACTACGACCTCGCTGATTTCGCTGCCTCCGGATCAGACGGTGTACGCGGGCGGCGTAAGCTGGAGCCCAATAACCACGCTCAACCCGTTCTCCACGGCAAACGTGATAGACGCGCTGGAGCTGGGCATAGTGTACTTGCCGCTGTTCCTCTGGTCCCCCGTGACGCTGCAGTACTACCCGGCCCTAGGCGAGAACTTCACGGTAACGTCAGTTACGGTGCCCGCCTCCATGGTCTATGGGCCTAACGCCACGGGCACTGTGGAGAGGGCCGCGCTTCTCGTGTGGATATGGCCTAACGCCACCTGGCAGGACGGCCAGCCTGTGACGGCGGACGACGTTGCCTTCACGTACTACCTAGGCAAGTACTACCCCTCGCTTGCATGGGGCTGGCTGTGGTCCCCAGGGCCTGGGGCGCTGCTGAACGTCACGCCAGTTAACAATAAGGAGGTCGAGTTCATATTCAACAGCTCACCCTCGTCGCCGCCGTGGGGCAACATACTTGCGATACTTACAAGCCCGTCGTACCCGGTGCTCCCGCTTCACGAGTTCTACCCGAGCCTCAGCGACTTCTTCGCCAACGCCTCTAAGTGGAGCCCAATAACTTGGAACCCCAACACGTCACAGGTGATAGGCGACGGCCCATATGAGATATACGCCTACACCCCAAGCGAGGTAGTCTTCAAGAAGTGGAGCGGCTGGTGGGGCTGGAACATATGGAACGTGCCTGACAACGGCGCATACGCTCCAACATACCTGGCGGACGTAGTGATAACCTCAAATCCACAGGCCATATCAATGTTTGAGAGCGGGGAGATGACGTGGGGCGGCTACTTCCTGACCAACGTGTGGCAGCTCAGGACCAACGGTATATACACCTACCTGAGCCACGCTCCATGGAACCTGCAGGAGGGCCCGTGGGTGACGCTCCTCATAAATGAGATGTACCCGCCGTACAACATAACCCTCGTGAGGAGGGCAATAGCATATGCCATAAACACTGAGCAGCTGGCCCAGGTAGGGGAGAACGGGCAGGAGGAGCCAGCTAACATAAGCAACGGATTCGGCTTCTTCGCGCCATACAACATCTACAGCAAGGCGTGGGGCAGGTACATAAACATGAGCATAGTACAGAAGTACGGCTGGACCTTCAACTTAACCGAGGCCAAGCTCCTCATGGACGAGGTGGCTAAGGAGTACGGCTGGCACATGAACTCGCAGGGCTACTGGGTGACGCCGCAGGGATGGGTTGTTAACGCCACAATAATAGTGCCCTACGGCTGGACCGACTGGATGACGGACGCCCAGCTCATAGCCCAGAACCTGTCTAAGATAGGGATTGACGCCTCAACGGTGTTCCCATCATACAGCCAGTGGTACAGCGATGTGGCGGAGGGCGAGTACTCGATGTCACTGATGTGGTCATGGTCGGGCGTAATACCCAACACCTGGTTTGAGTACTTCCTCTGGACCACGGGCACAGCGCCAGTCGGCAGCTGGGCGTGGGCTGACATGGAGAGGTTCAACAACACGGCCGCGTGGCAGGCCTACAACGACATGAGGGAGATATACACAATAAACCCAGACAACATGAGCGCCCTCATGCCGCTCTACGACAACCTGCTAACCATACTGTTAAACTACACGCCCGTCATACCGCTGTTAACTAACGGTATATGGTACGAGTACTCAACCACGTACTGGCAGGGATGGCCCAACGAGACCACGGGCTACCTCTTCCCGCCAGCCCCATGGGACAACCCAGGCAACGCCTACGTGTTAGTGCACCTGTACCCCAAGGGGGTCACAATTACGACCACCACCTCAACAACCACAACACCTACCACAACGACAACCACGTCTACCACCACGACCACCACCTCAACAACCACAACCACCAGTACTACATCAACTACATCTACTACGTCAACAACCACAACACCTACAACTACTTCAACGCCCGTGCCCAGCAAGAAGCCTTCATACACAGGGCTCTACATAGGCATCGCTGTAGTAGTAATAATAATTGTGATAGTGGCGGCCGTTCTGGCCCTTAGGAGAAGATGAAAGGGCTCCTAAGGGTGAACTAATTGCCTAAACGCATTTTTGTTTTTCTTGCCGTGATAGTCGTGCCTTTAGTTCTTGTCGGCTTCCTAAGTTCGCAGTGTTCAGCAGGGCCAGTGGCAAGGGGCCAAGGGATAGGTGGATGGGATAACATACAGCTGGTGCCAGCGACTAATGCAACTCAGCTTCAGGCAGTTCCATGCATAGCAGTATCGCAGGCCCCTGGCGGCCCGTACGCTCAGCTCAACCTCACGTTGCCTTCAGAGGTAAGCGCTGTGATTATGACAGACGTCTGGAACACCAGAAGCGGAGGCGGGGATGTCACAGTAAGGGCCTGCAGGACGCACGTCTCAGCTTACGTAAACGTCAGCAGTGCCACCGCGTCAGACATTTATGACACCGTCATGGGCTACCCTGAGATCATGTACGGCTACAAGCCCTGGGGGCAGACGGTCACAGGGGAGTCCCCCTACCTGCAGCTGCCACAAATGGTGGGCCGCCTGCCCCCCATACTGGCCTACCTTAACTACACCCTTAACTTCACTAACGGCAGGGGCGACTTCTCCTTCGACATCTGGGTCACCAGGAGCTATGAGCCATCCTCAGTCACATCAGGGGACCTAGAGGTCATGGTGTGGTTCTACCACACCCCCGGCTTCAACCCCATGGGTTACCCCGCTCCCAACGCGACATTCTACGTGCCGACCTTCATAAATGGAACTCCTGTGAACGCGACGTGGCAGGCCTACGTGGCCAGGAGCATACCGTGGACATACATAGCGATGGTCCTCAGCCCTCCGGTGAGCAGCGGCTCCATAGAGGTTCCGCTGACCCAGCTGCTCGGCGACGCGGGCCAGCTCTACGATAGGCTGTGGAACTACAGCTTTAACGACATGTACCTCAACGACATCGAGCTAGGAATGGAGTACACCTCGCTGAAGTGGCCCCCTGTGGACGTCAGCGTAACCGCGTGGTACAGGCTCTACTCCTTTGGGTTCCTAGTGCCGCTGGAGGCCACAACCACTGTAACGAAGGTAGTGACCCAGACGGCTTCACCTATGGCATTAACTAGCACCACAACCACAACAACTATTATGACATCTATCATCACCAGCTCAGTCAAGGCAACGTCTGCAGGGCGTCAGGAGGCCAACTCCATTTACTTAGCTGCGGCCGCAGCCATAGTAGGCATATTGATTGGCTTTTATTTAGGCAGCAGGCGCAGGGCAGGGCATTAATAGAGGTTATTAGATTTCTTTCTGTATTCATTAATGTTTAATAATATGTATTCATAAGTTATAACAAACATATTAAAAGTTCAGAATAGGTTAGTAAGACTGGTGATAAAATGAGCAGGAGGTCCCAGGGGGACTCCAGGAAGGAGGACTCAAGGGACAGGTGGCTCAGGTACGTGACTCTGGCCATGATGTCAGCGCCATAGTTTAAACGGGCGGCGACCTCAGGCCTTTAACTTCCTCCCCTTTTAAGGAACTCTGGGTGTCGCTGCTGATCCAGCTTGGCGACCAGCTGATACCTACCCTTGAC
It includes:
- a CDS encoding ABC transporter permease, translating into MYYLLTWFVAVTVAWIVPRLLPYNAVEITVSQMVRSLTQGSSMISPQEYKEMVNYIEGLFGANEPLWLQYVHFWEDLLHGNLGPSIAFFPATVNKVIAEALPYDLILIIPSTVVAWVIGNILGAQIGYRKTGTITDKASMIAFVAINNIPFFVLGLLLILVFAVDLHWLPATGYTFSAIPRLTWSYLPIFFRHWILPFASVTIVSLGGWVLGMRQLIINEKGSDYMNYGEALGIRPSILSRYAMKNAFLPQITGLALSLGTVVGGSYVLEFIFGYPGMGYIMGIAATDNDYLTVAGVFVVIATVVLLANYIVDILYSVLDPRVRVAEVGE
- a CDS encoding ABC transporter substrate-binding protein; the encoded protein is MKGRSLGFLGIAVIAVFIIAMAGYLAPAVNFSPVRAQTTTSLISLPPDQTVYAGGVSWSPITTLNPFSTANVIDALELGIVYLPLFLWSPVTLQYYPALGENFTVTSVTVPASMVYGPNATGTVERAALLVWIWPNATWQDGQPVTADDVAFTYYLGKYYPSLAWGWLWSPGPGALLNVTPVNNKEVEFIFNSSPSSPPWGNILAILTSPSYPVLPLHEFYPSLSDFFANASKWSPITWNPNTSQVIGDGPYEIYAYTPSEVVFKKWSGWWGWNIWNVPDNGAYAPTYLADVVITSNPQAISMFESGEMTWGGYFLTNVWQLRTNGIYTYLSHAPWNLQEGPWVTLLINEMYPPYNITLVRRAIAYAINTEQLAQVGENGQEEPANISNGFGFFAPYNIYSKAWGRYINMSIVQKYGWTFNLTEAKLLMDEVAKEYGWHMNSQGYWVTPQGWVVNATIIVPYGWTDWMTDAQLIAQNLSKIGIDASTVFPSYSQWYSDVAEGEYSMSLMWSWSGVIPNTWFEYFLWTTGTAPVGSWAWADMERFNNTAAWQAYNDMREIYTINPDNMSALMPLYDNLLTILLNYTPVIPLLTNGIWYEYSTTYWQGWPNETTGYLFPPAPWDNPGNAYVLVHLYPKGVTITTTTSTTTTPTTTTTTSTTTTTTSTTTTTSTTSTTSTTSTTTTPTTTSTPVPSKKPSYTGLYIGIAVVVIIIVIVAAVLALRRR
- a CDS encoding ABC transporter ATP-binding protein codes for the protein MKLLEVRDLKAYYFTSAGEVKAVDGVSFDLEQGQVLGVVGESGSGKSTLGSVLSNTMRPPLKVVSGEVLFKGVNIFKMHPEELRKVRAAGISIIPQYAMNALNPTSKIRDIVRDLLISHEVPPDEFAYRVKLARERALKLGLPPWVFDRYAIELSGGMRQRVTILISTLLDPEVLIADEPTSALDVVVQRLVIQYLQDLVSEGSIKSMVFITHDIALVNEISTDIAVMYAGQIVEMGPAEDVMTNPRHPYTKVLISNIPEPGVRIAKKRVEGLRGEPPSLISPPSGCRFHPRCPMAKDICSRQAPPTVHLDGGRRAVTCWLYAGGGEAQ
- a CDS encoding GH12 family glycosyl hydrolase domain-containing protein, which encodes MARGQGIGGWDNIQLVPATNATQLQAVPCIAVSQAPGGPYAQLNLTLPSEVSAVIMTDVWNTRSGGGDVTVRACRTHVSAYVNVSSATASDIYDTVMGYPEIMYGYKPWGQTVTGESPYLQLPQMVGRLPPILAYLNYTLNFTNGRGDFSFDIWVTRSYEPSSVTSGDLEVMVWFYHTPGFNPMGYPAPNATFYVPTFINGTPVNATWQAYVARSIPWTYIAMVLSPPVSSGSIEVPLTQLLGDAGQLYDRLWNYSFNDMYLNDIELGMEYTSLKWPPVDVSVTAWYRLYSFGFLVPLEATTTVTKVVTQTASPMALTSTTTTTTIMTSIITSSVKATSAGRQEANSIYLAAAAAIVGILIGFYLGSRRRAGH
- a CDS encoding ABC transporter permease, with translation MSRRIPRPKVEVQSIRNSLLWSLLRERFFLGGVIVLLIVVVPALLAGVIAPYKDYLAPVGPLNSPPSAKYLLGTTGFGQDVFSQLLFGTQHTLFVATVAAVLATLIGLAIGIIAGFMGGIPDAVLNFLTNTFLVIPTFTILLLIASIVHHPGLQLEAVIIGAFSWPWGARAYRSFALNMRSRDYVTVARLNGMGGLSIALTEIMPQMLPYIAIMLVMTLNGALMADVGLDAIGLGPGNTITLGLMIGYAWGWGALVYNWWWWWMPPVVVIILVATSLTAIAIGMDRVFNPRLRGA